A part of Larimichthys crocea isolate SSNF chromosome VII, L_crocea_2.0, whole genome shotgun sequence genomic DNA contains:
- the LOC104919385 gene encoding lysophosphatidic acid receptor 6, whose product MSNNTEQNGIAVYPNTAYALVFGSVMALGLPLNAVSLWIFLRFHSLKSTNAVFMVNLVISDLLLVISLPMRIYFYATGTWPLNSMWCIWITMLFRNNIRSSSIFITFICVDRLLAVVYPLTSRHLRTPSNAWKAAALVWLFVVVVNIPESVRFSRCFNENKCNKSVCFELKPYNDQMPALDYFQPVLVFIMLAVNVVCTTMVSWTLHGHLKDSAKVNNKVNVLLIFVMNLVMFTVFFLPVSLTVFFRTSDRLVVTPLKCLASVNCCLDPLLYYFSYDGFWKRKEEVNTERQEHVAVNTTEEL is encoded by the coding sequence ATGTCTAACAACACGGAGCAAAATGGAATCGCCGTGTATCCAAACACAGCGTATGCTCTTGTGTTTGGATCGGTAATGGCGCTGGGTCTTCCTCTCAATGCTGTATCATTGTGGATATTTTTACGCTTCCACAGCCTCAAATCCACGAATGCTGTCTTCATGGTCAACCTGGTGATCTCAGACCTGCTGCTCGTCATCTCCTTGCCCATGAGGATCTACTTTTATGCCACAGGCACCTGGCCACTGAATAGTATGTGGTGCATTTGGATTACAATGCTCTTTCGCAACAACATCCGCTCCAGCTCCATCTTCATCACCTTTATCTGCGTTGACCGGCTGCTCGCTGTGGTTTATCCTCTAACGTCACGTCATCTTCGAACCCCTTCCAACGCCTGGAAAGCTGCTGCGCTCGTTTGGCtgtttgtggtggtggtgaacaTCCCAGAGAGCGTGAGATTTTCAAGATGCTTCAATGAAAACAAGTGCaataaatctgtctgttttgAATTGAAACCATATAATGATCAAATGCCTGCATTAGATTATTTTCAGCCTGTGTTAGTATTCATCATGTTGGCAGTCAATGTAGTGTGCACCACTATGGTGTCTTGGACTCTACACGGACATCTCAAGGACTCTGCAAAGGTCAACAACAAGGTGAATGTCTTGCTGATTTTTGTCATGAACTTGGTGATGTTCACTGTATTTTTCTTGCCTGTGTCATTGACTGTTTTCTTTAGGACATCGGATAGATTAGTAGTCACACCACTGAAATGTCTTGCTAGTGTAAACTGCTGTCTGGATCCTCTGTTGTATTACTTTTCATATGATGGTTTctggaagagaaaagaggaagtaaATACTGAGAGACAGGAACATGTGGCAGTAAATACTACTGAAGAACTATAG